In a genomic window of Dyadobacter fermentans DSM 18053:
- the dinB gene encoding DNA polymerase IV translates to MKKIQTLVDRAILHFDLDTFFVSVERKQDSRLQNKPILVGGTGDRGVVAACSYETRQFGVHSGMPMKMARMLCPEATVIRGNGETYSKHSKEVSEIISQHVPVFEKASIDEFYADLSGMDKYFNCYGMASDLRQRIIRETGLPISFGLATNKLVSKVATGEAKPNNQLRVEPGAEKTFLAPMEVQKIPMVGDKMNQTLNNLGIRYVKTIQEMPMEMMGKVFGKNGVALWNRANGLDNSPIVPFHERKSISSERTFGKDTGDVRKMREMVRAMAETLAFQLRTGDKLTSCVSVKIRYSDFNTFSKQLKIAYTSADHVLIPHIERLFDQLYNRRMMVRLVGVSFSDLVTGNYQINLFDDTEERLNLYQAMDYIKTKYAYNKDGDQILTWASTMGISDIGSMGNPFNGEPPIIPAHRNA, encoded by the coding sequence TTGAAAAAAATCCAAACACTTGTGGACCGTGCGATATTACATTTTGACCTGGATACCTTTTTTGTATCCGTAGAACGCAAGCAGGACAGCCGGCTGCAAAACAAGCCTATTCTGGTCGGTGGCACGGGTGACCGCGGGGTGGTCGCGGCTTGCAGCTATGAAACGAGGCAGTTTGGCGTGCATTCGGGAATGCCGATGAAAATGGCCCGGATGCTTTGCCCGGAGGCGACGGTCATCCGCGGGAACGGCGAAACGTATTCGAAGCATTCCAAGGAAGTGAGCGAGATCATCAGCCAGCACGTGCCGGTGTTCGAAAAAGCGAGTATCGACGAGTTTTATGCCGATCTGTCGGGAATGGACAAGTATTTCAATTGCTACGGCATGGCGTCCGATCTCCGGCAGCGTATTATCCGTGAAACCGGCCTGCCGATTTCGTTCGGGCTGGCGACCAACAAGCTGGTGTCCAAGGTCGCGACCGGCGAAGCGAAGCCTAATAATCAGCTGCGTGTAGAGCCAGGCGCCGAAAAAACGTTTCTCGCGCCGATGGAAGTGCAGAAAATCCCGATGGTAGGCGACAAAATGAACCAGACGCTCAACAACCTCGGCATCCGGTACGTGAAAACGATCCAGGAAATGCCGATGGAAATGATGGGGAAAGTGTTTGGAAAAAACGGCGTTGCCCTCTGGAACCGGGCCAATGGCCTCGACAACTCCCCTATCGTGCCGTTCCACGAGCGGAAATCCATTTCCAGTGAGCGGACGTTCGGCAAAGACACGGGCGATGTACGTAAAATGCGCGAAATGGTGCGCGCCATGGCCGAAACGCTGGCATTCCAGCTGCGGACCGGCGATAAGCTCACGTCCTGTGTGTCGGTCAAAATCCGGTATTCAGATTTCAATACATTTTCCAAACAGCTGAAAATAGCGTACACGTCGGCGGACCACGTGCTGATCCCGCATATCGAACGGCTTTTCGACCAGCTTTACAACCGGCGTATGATGGTGAGATTGGTCGGCGTAAGTTTCAGCGACCTTGTGACGGGAAATTACCAGATCAACCTGTTCGACGACACCGAGGAACGCCTGAACCTTTACCAGGCCATGGATTACATCAAAACCAAATACGCCTACAACAAAGACGGAGACCAGATCCTGACCTGGGCCAGCACGATGGGAATCTCAGACATCGGGAGCATGGGAAACCCGTTCAACGGCGAGCCGCCCATCATTCCGGCGCATAGGAATGCTTAG
- a CDS encoding LexA family transcriptional regulator, with translation MLMAIDEEFRRFKQIREELNLTQAAFADELGISATTADIERGRTRIPGQVVKELLRKYHINPLWLFGDSPQKYLHADKMYVNPKVVTVDQAGKDNIVLVSAKAAAGYPNNIGDAQWFEALPAFTIPLPEYRNATFRGFQVDGDSMTPALQSGEWIWARAVDDWDTLSDKHMYVIVTVDSVLVKKLRKEKDSAFVNLISLNPDYAPIRVDRNEIREIWQVNSKLSFDLEEDRTEISLQSLHQEMRELRQEVKRLVK, from the coding sequence ATGCTTATGGCTATTGATGAAGAATTCAGGCGTTTTAAACAGATTCGCGAAGAGCTGAACCTGACCCAGGCCGCCTTTGCGGACGAACTCGGGATCAGCGCAACGACGGCCGATATCGAGCGCGGGCGTACGCGCATACCCGGGCAGGTTGTGAAGGAGCTTTTGCGTAAATACCATATTAATCCGCTCTGGCTGTTCGGCGACAGTCCGCAGAAATATCTGCATGCCGACAAAATGTATGTAAATCCCAAAGTGGTGACGGTGGACCAGGCCGGAAAGGATAATATCGTGCTGGTGAGTGCAAAAGCAGCCGCGGGTTATCCGAATAATATCGGCGATGCGCAGTGGTTTGAGGCCCTGCCGGCTTTCACCATCCCGCTGCCCGAATACCGCAATGCGACATTCCGCGGTTTCCAGGTGGACGGCGACAGTATGACGCCCGCATTACAGTCCGGCGAATGGATCTGGGCCCGCGCGGTGGATGATTGGGACACGCTGAGTGACAAGCACATGTACGTGATCGTGACCGTGGACAGTGTGCTGGTTAAAAAGCTTCGCAAGGAAAAGGATTCGGCTTTTGTCAATCTGATTTCCCTGAATCCCGACTACGCACCGATCCGCGTCGACCGCAACGAGATCCGCGAAATATGGCAGGTCAACAGCAAACTGTCATTCGACCTGGAAGAAGACCGCACCGAGATAAGCCTCCAAAGCCTGCACCAGGAAATGCGCGAGCTGCGGCAGGAGGTGAAGCGGCTGGTTAAGTAA
- a CDS encoding PIN domain-containing protein yields the protein MDLVSLFVDIAFLFDLKKDIRQKAAELRRQNDLELPDAIVAATALIHDLILITNNTSDFARIKNLHILNPFDPQ from the coding sequence TTGGATCTGGTTAGCCTGTTTGTCGATATCGCTTTTTTATTCGATCTCAAAAAGGATATCAGGCAGAAGGCCGCCGAATTGCGGCGACAAAATGATCTGGAACTACCCGATGCCATTGTCGCAGCAACGGCATTAATTCACGATTTGATCTTGATTACAAACAATACATCAGATTTCGCACGGATCAAAAACCTTCACATACTCAATCCGTTCGATCCACAATAA
- a CDS encoding ABC transporter ATP-binding protein: MKALKSLNKYLWKYKWYLILGIIFTIISNLFGIIPAQLVRYALDLVIETLDIYYLYNGVSLQSDMYDIFAFSILLYGFLILLMALLKGIFLFLVRQTIIVMSRHIEFELKNDIYAHYQTLPAAFFRRHSTGDLMARISEDVSNVRIYVGPALMYGINLIVLFFLVISYMVSVSPKLTFYVLLPLPVLSVSVYVVNSMIMKRSQEIQKQLSALSTYVQEAFSGIRVIKSFVQENRSNANFQKEAEVFKTKSLGLTKVDAFFYPMIVLLIGLSNILVIYVGGQEIINGRLTPGNITEFILYVNMLTWPVMALGWTTSQIQRAASSQLRINEFLNENTTLVSEKNVSRPLDGKVTFRHVGFVYPDSGIKALHDFDLTVQAGESVAILGTTGSGKSTLAHLLCRLYDPTEGQILIDDVPMKDYEVRGYRRQIGYVPQDVFLFSDSIENNVRFGTEDMPFERIEQAVKDADLYNNIKDFPQGYETMLGERGITLSGGQKQRLSIARAIARDPKILVLDDCLSAVDTNTENIILNNMKRIMDQRTSVIISHRVSSAKLADKIVVLDEGRIVEQGTHTELMALNGAYKELYEKQLISEEV, translated from the coding sequence GTGAAAGCATTAAAATCTCTCAACAAATATTTGTGGAAATATAAGTGGTACCTCATCCTGGGTATCATCTTTACGATCATCTCCAACCTTTTCGGCATCATCCCCGCCCAGCTCGTGCGTTACGCGCTCGACCTGGTGATCGAAACACTCGATATTTATTACCTCTACAATGGCGTATCGCTGCAAAGTGATATGTATGACATTTTTGCGTTCAGCATTCTGCTTTATGGCTTCCTCATACTGCTCATGGCGCTGCTCAAAGGGATATTCCTGTTCCTCGTCAGGCAAACAATCATCGTCATGTCGCGCCACATCGAGTTTGAGCTCAAAAACGACATTTATGCACATTATCAGACGCTCCCGGCCGCATTCTTCCGCCGCCACAGCACCGGCGACCTCATGGCCCGCATTTCCGAAGACGTGAGCAACGTCCGCATTTACGTCGGTCCGGCATTGATGTACGGCATTAACCTCATCGTCCTTTTCTTCCTCGTGATCTCCTACATGGTCTCGGTAAGCCCGAAACTGACATTTTACGTGCTACTGCCGCTGCCCGTGCTGTCTGTGAGCGTGTATGTAGTGAACAGCATGATCATGAAGCGCTCGCAGGAAATACAGAAGCAGCTGTCGGCATTATCGACTTACGTGCAGGAGGCATTTTCGGGCATACGGGTGATCAAATCCTTTGTTCAGGAGAACCGCTCCAATGCCAATTTTCAAAAGGAAGCGGAAGTTTTTAAAACCAAATCACTGGGTCTAACCAAGGTGGACGCTTTCTTTTATCCGATGATCGTCCTTTTGATAGGTCTGAGCAACATTTTGGTCATTTATGTCGGCGGACAGGAAATTATCAATGGCCGCCTCACGCCGGGGAACATTACCGAGTTTATATTGTATGTAAATATGCTTACCTGGCCGGTAATGGCTTTGGGCTGGACCACGAGCCAGATTCAGCGCGCCGCATCGTCGCAGCTGCGGATCAATGAGTTTTTGAATGAAAATACGACACTCGTTTCCGAAAAGAACGTCAGCAGGCCTTTGGATGGTAAGGTAACCTTCCGCCACGTAGGCTTCGTTTACCCCGATTCGGGCATTAAGGCGTTGCACGACTTCGACCTCACCGTGCAAGCCGGCGAAAGCGTCGCCATCCTCGGCACCACCGGCTCGGGAAAAAGTACCCTGGCGCACCTGCTTTGCCGCCTGTACGATCCTACCGAAGGCCAGATACTGATCGACGACGTCCCGATGAAGGATTACGAAGTTCGCGGTTACCGCCGCCAGATCGGCTATGTGCCGCAGGACGTATTCCTATTCTCGGACAGCATCGAGAACAACGTCCGGTTCGGCACCGAGGATATGCCTTTCGAGCGGATTGAACAGGCCGTGAAAGACGCCGACCTTTATAATAACATTAAGGATTTCCCCCAGGGGTACGAAACCATGCTCGGCGAGCGTGGTATCACCCTTTCGGGCGGACAAAAACAGCGGCTCTCCATCGCCCGCGCCATCGCCCGCGACCCGAAAATCCTGGTGCTGGACGACTGCCTCTCGGCCGTGGACACCAATACCGAAAACATCATTCTCAACAACATGAAGCGGATCATGGACCAGCGTACGTCCGTGATCATCTCCCACCGCGTGTCCTCGGCCAAGCTAGCCGATAAAATCGTCGTCCTCGACGAAGGCCGCATTGTAGAGCAAGGCACTCATACGGAGCTCATGGCGCTCAATGGCGCTTATAAGGAGCTGTATGAAAAGCAGTTGATTTCGGAAGAGGTGTAA
- the nusB gene encoding transcription antitermination factor NusB, with product MLNRRLLRTKAVQALYARQLTADANRLLALDQIEEAFAPDLNSMEFQDKKKLSGMKRLANMTLDELIKNGKPNDDEELPARVLNVARSAFEAYSRQTNTDGEKLVRRVLNETETIYVDFIRILSMLIELAHQAKIDRERRYEDPEAPFPKDSGLDTNRVIKVLQGDKALEEEIIRSGINWSDEMNLIRKIYREALRKDETYETYCKSAAHTPEEDQEMIQHVLRQIILKHEISLDYLEQRDLYWADHAELIRSLAIKTLRTADDAHTFQLAPLTKDWEEDRAFVEELCKIVIRESDQYDVYLEDQLKNWELERIALVDLIILKTALAELIHFPGIPVKVTINEFIEIAKRYSTPKSGKFVNGVLDVLSVKLAKEGVIRKSGRGLIDNK from the coding sequence ATGCTGAATAGAAGATTACTAAGAACCAAGGCCGTTCAGGCTCTCTATGCGCGGCAGCTCACCGCCGATGCAAACCGCCTGCTGGCACTTGATCAAATCGAGGAAGCTTTTGCCCCCGACCTGAATTCGATGGAATTTCAGGACAAAAAGAAGCTCTCGGGAATGAAACGCCTTGCCAACATGACGCTCGACGAGCTCATTAAAAACGGTAAGCCGAATGATGACGAAGAACTTCCCGCCCGCGTGCTGAATGTGGCCCGGAGCGCTTTTGAAGCATACAGCCGGCAGACTAATACGGATGGAGAAAAACTCGTTAGAAGGGTTTTGAATGAAACTGAGACGATTTACGTCGATTTCATCCGGATCCTGTCGATGCTGATCGAACTGGCTCACCAGGCAAAAATCGACCGCGAGCGGAGGTACGAAGACCCCGAGGCGCCATTCCCGAAAGATTCGGGGCTGGATACCAACCGGGTGATCAAGGTTTTGCAGGGAGATAAAGCGCTGGAAGAGGAAATCATCCGCAGCGGCATCAACTGGTCCGACGAAATGAACCTGATCCGGAAAATTTACCGGGAGGCATTGCGGAAGGACGAAACCTACGAAACATATTGCAAATCGGCGGCCCACACGCCGGAAGAAGACCAGGAGATGATCCAGCACGTGTTGCGACAAATCATCCTCAAACACGAAATTTCCCTCGATTACCTCGAACAGCGCGACCTGTACTGGGCCGATCACGCCGAACTGATCCGCAGCTTGGCGATCAAAACGCTGCGGACTGCCGACGACGCGCATACTTTCCAGCTCGCACCACTCACCAAAGATTGGGAAGAAGACCGGGCATTTGTGGAAGAACTTTGCAAAATCGTGATCAGGGAGAGCGATCAGTACGATGTTTATCTCGAAGACCAATTGAAAAACTGGGAGCTCGAAAGGATTGCGCTGGTGGACCTGATTATCCTCAAAACAGCCCTCGCCGAGCTGATCCATTTCCCGGGTATCCCCGTGAAAGTCACCATCAATGAGTTTATCGAGATCGCAAAAAGGTACAGTACACCAAAAAGTGG